Part of the Pedobacter roseus genome is shown below.
AAATTTAAGAAAGTTGTTTGATAATTTCCATACATCTTTCTTCAACCTGTTTACAAACAGGGCTAAACAGCGCATTATCCCAATAAGGATCTGTAACTTCGTCGTTATCAAGAAAAAGTTTGACCTTTTTCCGCTCATCATTGCTTTTTGCTAAATTTTTAACATCAGCCAGATTATTGCGGTCCATAACCAAAATCAGGTCATAATCGGCAAACATGAAGGGATT
Proteins encoded:
- a CDS encoding low molecular weight protein-tyrosine-phosphatase, with translation MKILMVCLGNICRSPLAEGIMRHLVNEHNLNWEIASAGTGNWHIGKAPDHRSIAAAKALGYDISKQRAQQFNPFMFADYDLILVMDRNNLADVKNLAKSNDERKKVKLFLDNDEVTDPYWDNALFSPVCKQVEERCMEIIKQLS